The following are from one region of the Aspergillus chevalieri M1 DNA, chromosome 1, nearly complete sequence genome:
- a CDS encoding uncharacterized protein (COG:O,T;~EggNog:ENOG410PQ0D;~InterPro:IPR000717): protein MDHTHARALEALQPFIHLANSNSATSPRFIAKIITDATSSPQAYVFAELLESRTIQSLRSKETPEEYQGYLTLLEIFAWGTWKDYQSTPNLPELNQDQTLKLRLLSLLSLAPTIKPLTYEALMEALSISKAAELESLVTKAIYSSLITARLSPASDPPTVNITSVATLRDVKPQSLPSMISILTEWESRCGGVISDIEAEIEKIKANSAKRAAKENARAELLNKAINSWSEEGDEGHPKRSGTRSGGRRLGPGGGGSKREYSADDNDDDGYFENGSDDAEPVGSRMEIDEGVGSSRVAARQAKRLLGKKT from the exons ATGGACCATACACACGCCCGGGCCCTGGAGGCTCTCCAACCATTCATTCATCTTGCCAACTCCAACAGTGCCACGTCTCCTCGATTCATCGCCAAAATAATTACAGATGCTACTTCCAGTCCGCAGGCGTACGTCTTTGCTGAGCTGCTCGAATCCCGGACCATCCAGTCTCTCCGGTCAAAGGAGACGCCCGAGGAATACCAAGGGTATCTGACTCTGCTCGAGATCTTTGCCTGGGGAACATGGAAGGATTACCAAT CAACACCCAACCTCCCCGAGCTCAATCAAGACCAAACCCTCAAACTCcgtctcctctccctcctctctctcGCCCCAACCATCAAACCCCTCACATATGAAGCTCTCATGGAAGCCCTTTCCATATCCAAAGCCGCCGAACTTGAATCCCTCGTGACAAAAGCCATCTACTCCTCCCTCATCACGGCCCGTCTCTCCCCCGCCTCCGATCCGCCAACGGTGAACATCACCTCCGTCGCTACCCTCCGCGACGTCAAACCGCAGTCCCTACCGAGTATGATCTCTATCCTGACAGAATGGGAGTCCCGCTGCGGAGGCGTGATCAGCGATATCGAAGCTGAGATTGAGAAGATCAAAGCGAATTCCGCCAAGCGTGCCGCTAAGGAAAATGCGCGCGCGGAACTACTGAACAAGGCTATCAACAGCTGGTCGGAGGAAGGTGATGAAGGGCATCCGAAGAGATCGGGGACGCGGAGTGGAGGCCGGAGGTTGGGACctggcggtggtggtagcAAGCGCGAATACAGCGCCGATGACAATGACGACGATGGGTATTTCGAGAATGGGAGTGATGATGCGGAGCCCGTTGGTTCGAGGATGGAGATCGATGAAGGCGTAGGGTCATCTCGGGTCGCCGCAAGACAAGCGAAACGTCTCCTCGGGAAGAAAACGTGA